Within Fusarium fujikuroi IMI 58289 draft genome, chromosome FFUJ_chr08, the genomic segment TCTGAACTGGCTCCGAACCAATGTCCGTTTAGTGCAGCAAGAGCCAGTCCTATTCCAAGGAACCATCTTCGATAACATTCGATCTGGCCTAACTGGCACTGCATGGGAAGATGCGCCAGTAGAAGAGCAGATGCACCatgtcgaagaagctgctAAGCTGGCGTTTGCCCATGAGTTCATCTCTAAGCTACCTAATGGATATAATACCCAGGTTGGCGAGCATGGGTGCCTGCTCTCTGGTGGCCAGAAACAACGTATTGCTATTGCGCGCAGTATTATTTCCAAGCCCAAGGTCCTTCTTCTGGACGAGGCTACAAGTGCACTTGAtcctgaagctgaaggtATTGTTCAAAAGGCGCTAGATACGGTCTCTAAGGGTCGCACGACAATTGTTATCGCTCACAAGCTTGCTACTATCCAGAAGGccgacaacatcatcgtcatgatgaAAGGACGCATCGTCGAACAAGGTACTCATCAGTCTCTGACCATGTGTGGCGGTACCTATGCTCGACTCGTGCAGATTCAGAACCTCACAGCACAGAGCGACGAGTCTGGAGACATTACGGACCAATCTGAACCCCTAGATCACGTCCCGATGTCTATTGAACCGAGCAGAACTTTGACTCGGCATGAGACCTCCCACCAAAGCGATGTCGATGGAAGCAAGGATCTAGGTGGATATGATCAGCATGAGCAGCGCGGTGTCATCTCTGTCATTATTCGGATCGTTGGCCAGACGCCTGAGCTGAGGTTGGCATTTATTGTCATCCTGATGGCGTGCATCGTGGCAGGTAAGTGGCCTTCTAACTCTGGTTCTGCCAACCCCCTTCGGTTACTAACATCTCGCAGGCGCGACCTTTCCCGGCCTGGCCATTCTTATTGCCAATATCGTTGAGGTCTTCTCTCTCACAGGATCTGAGATAGAGCTTCAAGGCAACTTCTATGCCAAAATGTTCATCGTCTTTGCCTGCGGGTGTTTCGTTGCCTACTTCGCTTTAGGATACGCCACAAACGTTGTTGCTCATAATTTGAGTCACAAGTTCCGCAAATCTattcttgagagcatcctTCGACAGGATTTGCAGTTCTTTGATCGAGAAGAGAATACCACCGGAGCACTGATCAGTCAAATAGACTCAAACCCACAGGCTGTCCTTGAACTTATGGGCTACAACGTTGGCCTTATCCTTGTCGCcgtcttcaacatcactgCCTATAGCGTCTTAGCTATTGTGTATAGCTGGAGACTTGGCTTGGTAGTTACCTGCAGTGGCCTTCCCCCTTTGGTTACTGCCGGTTATCTTAAAATCCGGTTCGATGCTAAACTGGATCGCGAGACGTCGAGGCTCCTTTCACTCAGTGCTTCTATTGCTTCCGAAGCGATAAATTCTATCCGGACTGTTTCGTCTCTCGCTATTGAGAATTCGGTGCTGTCTAGATACTCCCACGAGCTGGATCTCGCATTGGCTGGCTCTAAGCGACCTGtgttggccatgatgatctgTTTCGCCTTTACACAGTCTATCGAATACTGGTTTATGGCCCTTGGCTTTTGGTACGGTTGCTACCTTTTATCATTTGACCAGATTAGCATATATGCTTTTTTCGTTGCCTTCTTAGGCGTCTTCTTCTGTGGCCAGTCGGCTGCCTAACTTTTCCAATATTCGACTAGCGTCACTAAAGGCATTAATGCGGCCAACTATATCTTTTGGCTTCAGGACCTTCAGCCGTCGGTAAGGGAAATAGATGAAAACCGTGGAAACGGCCCTGAATCTGGCGATATGGTGAACATCCGTGATGTGCACTCTTCTTACCCTCTTCGACCCGAGATGCGCATCCTCAGAGGCATAAATGTTAATGTAAGTAGCATGCTTTGCCGCTTTGTTCTTACGGCTAATCATTTCTATGTAGATAAAGGGTCAGTTTGTTGCTTTTGTTGGAGCATCTGGTTGCGGCAAATCTATAATAATCGCTTTACTTGAACGGTTTTACGACCCCATAACAGGCTCAATTGATATTGACTCGACCTGTTTGACTTCTCTTAACCCTTGACTGCATTGTCGTATTGTAGGACTTGTTTAACAAGAACCCGTATTGCTTTAAGGTTCGATCCGCGAGAATATTGCGTTGGGTGTTGATGAACCCCCTGACGATACAATTTCCTTGAGTGCCATAGGAACGGTTAGCGATAAGGAGATCGAGTTGGCGTTGCGAGCTGCTAATGGCTGGGATTTTGTGTTATCTCTGCCTGAGGGTCTTTCTACTCCTGTTGGTTCTTATGGTACCTAGCTGTCTGGTGGCTAGCGGTAATGCATtgctattataagtatacTTATTTGCGATCTGAAAgtgctgcttcttgacgaggcGATATTAGCGCTTGATACAGAAAGCGAGAAGATTATATAGGATGCGTTATCTAAGGCTACTATGGACAGCAAGAGAATCACGATTGCCGTTGCTTACAGGCTTAGCACAATTAAAGATGCAGATACGATTTGCGTCTTTTATGCCGGGAAGATTAGGGAAGTGGGAATGCATTAAGAGTTGATTGCGTAAGGCGGCATGTATTGCAAGATGTGTGAGGCGCAGGCTTTGGATTAGTGGCTATAGTttgtattttcttttttaattcttaGGTAGATGTTTCTTTCTGTTAGTTTTAgatggttgttgttgttggaatGTATTGCAGGGCCTGAGCCACGCATATCGATTCTCTTCTTATATCTCGCGCCTATGCCACGTGCTTACCTTATGACGTTCCCTGCGGCAGCCAAACGTGAGTTTGGACCTCTAATTGTGGTGGTGGCCTTTTTGTTATACTTCCCTATGCCGCACTTATAAGGTGCTTTACTTTAGCTCCCTGTTGTGCGATATCTGCAATGTATGAATGAGTTTGTACTTTAATAAGAGTATTATTTTGAGTTAGTAGACCTTACAGCTAATGATTTATATCGCGCGCCTTGCATgagttaatttattatatataaattgaTTTGTAATGATTGAACTGATTTATAATGTATGAATTGATTTGTAATATATTGAGCTATCCTTATAGAGTATAGAGTAACCCACACATTTTACCGCTTGTTATTTAGCTTATCTGCAGTTATAATAACTCTAGACTCCTGCCTCTTCTATATTTTACCCCTTTAAAAAGCTGTGTAAGCTGCTATGATAATTAATCGGCTTGATACAAGTACAACGCTTCAACATGGCTTCCCACCTTGGCATCATCAACTTGTTCTCCGTCCAAGACACTGTGGCTGTTATTACTGGAGGAGGTTCAGGCCTTGGGGCCACGATTGCTCAAGCTTTAGAAGTATGCTACATTCTATCTCATTTTAAGTCCGCGAGACCTACGGTGCTAATAAAcgatcaaggccaatggCGCTCGTGCTGTCTATGTGCTCGGCCGCCGAGAGGAGAAGCTGAGAAACATAGCAAGCAGTGCGGTTCACGGAAGAATCTATCCTATCGTTGCCGATGTCAGCTCCAAGGACTCTCTGGCAGCTGCAGTCGAGCAAGTACACCAGCGCGAGGGACACATCAATGTTCTCATTGCAAATTCCGGCATGATGGGACCCAATGTCGCGAAGTTATTCTCGGGCGGCGAGACCCCTAGTTTGGACAAGCTGCGTGAGGCGCTATGGGACGTCCCTATGGAGGACTTTACGCAGACGATGAACCTAAATGTCACTGCTGCGTTCTACACTGTGGTTGCCTTTCTTGACCTGTTGGCCAAGGGTAACGCAAGCCGTGACAGAACTGGCCTCCCCTCTAGCCAAGTGATTATCACGACGTCCATCTCGGCCTTCTCACGGAGGCCTGCAGCGGGCTTCGCTTACAGTGCGTCTAAGGCTGCGGCAACGCACCTGGTGAAGCAGTTGTCTACATGCTTTGCGCCCTACAAAATTAGGTGCAATGCCATTGCTCCAGGCTTCTTTCCCAGTGAGATGACTGAAAATATGCCCTGGATGAAAGGAAGCAATCCTCGGCTTGAAGGCAATCTGTCCAATGAGACTTGCCCTCTGGAAAGAAGTGGAACAGAGGAGGATATAGCAGGTCAAGCTCTGTTCCTGACGAGCAAGGCAGGAGCCTATGTGAATGGTTGTATACAATTGCTTGATGGAGGGAGGCTATCAATACTACCAGCTACCTACTAAGATTGCACTACAAATTATTGCTACCGTGCCAGTGGAGGACATTGCACTTTTGTGACATGGACATATGTCTACGAAACCACACACTTCAGGCAGCTCTTTCACTGTAATCTATAATGAGCTGAAATTTAGTTCGATCTCTAAACTTTTGAAAAGGCCTAATGCAGTGCCACAGAATGATTTGCTGCTCAAGGTTTGCAGCAATCTCTGGCCATTTCATTCCTCTGTCATGTACCCTTGCAGACGGCGATCTTCAAGTCCTCATCAAGTTTTCTCCCTCTGATCCATACTCCGAATATGCTTATGCACACCAGACTCACTCAGGTTCAACGCTATGACAATATACGCCCAGTCCAGCACCTTCATCACATAATTTAGGAGGTGTTCTTTAACATCTGTTGTCTAGGGTGGTGGCCGTTGTCTAGGTAACCTGATTTATATGGCTTAAATTATCAATCAAACCTTGGCGTACATCCGCAAGGTTCTCAGACGCAACGGCAAACTGATATTGGTCGACCATGCTTAACCTCTGCTGCCATCTCCACTAGTAGATACAATGGCTGAGCTGGATTTTTCTCTGCCGGACGCCTTTTGGAATCTCGCCTATGCCAGCCCCGACGAAAAGGGTGCCAATATGATGATTGAGTCGCTCAAGGATATCGCTACACCGGCAAAAGAAAACCACCACGCACCAGAGTTCTCCCAGATTACTATTGTCCGTCCTGTCTCTGAAGCTGCTAATGCCAACGAGGTGGTGGGAGCTACTATAACGGCCACCGAGGAGCATGGGCTACCCACTGAAATTTGCACATTCCTCAAGTTGACCAAGAGAGACATTCGCGGCCACGTCTGCATAGTTCTCTCAGAGCTTGGCCAGTCAGTTTTGGTCAGCCTTTCATCAGAAGAATTATCTCTCTTGCAGCGTCTCACACAAGAATCGGCTGGTGCTCTTTGGGTTACAAGGGGAAGTCTTTTGGCAAGTGCTCTAAAGCCTGAAATGTCCATGTTTCACGGCCTTGCTCGCTCAATTCGTGCTGAAGTAGAGGGTCTGTCGTGCATGAACATGGACCTCGATGTCAGGCAGAAGTTATCACCCAACAGGATGGCCGAGTTGATCACGAGAGTCTTCGACACAACTTTCCTTGCTGAGCGGCACAGTGGTCTAGAAGGTCAACCGTCTAGGTAGATTGCAGCACTTTAATTTCTATGCTGATCTTAAACTATCCAGTCCACCTCTTGGAATGTATTCATGGCTCTGGGAATCTAGTTGCACTCCCAATTCTTGATTCTATGTAGTAGCCACCCACTCGTAATCAGcagtcttgtcttcctctgAAACATGCCAGGTGCAAATCCAGACCCCATAATTAGCTTGTCGTCCATACGGCACAAGTCATCATAGTAGCTCCACTGCATACACTCGACCCACGACTTACAAGCTGCTTCGCACGCATCCACAGACTTCCAGGCGTTGGCCCAAAGACTGCGATTGTACTTGGACTGCGGAGCAGGAGGTGAATTCGTGTTGGCAGAAGTAATAGCGAAGAGACTGGACATATTGTCCCACCATTCTCGTCTCTTGCCCAAATCTGGAgcgatgatcttcttgaagaaatcTTTGAATAGCATGGGCCTCTGTTTTGGTGTCAGCACGACAGGTTTCATCCAATTTCACGTGGTAGGGATCTGACTAACTTTGAAGTTCCAGTTCTTCTCCAGCTCGTAGTATCTCGCTATATCCCTGCTGTGCGCCTTGTGCCACGACAAAAGAGGCTTGCACCAGTTCTCACTCCTGAAACCGAACTTCCAGTGCACCACCGCATTGAACCCCCAAGTGAACTTCTCGTCACCGCCATTTTCCCCGAAACGGATTCCATATTTGTTCAGTGCACGTCCCAGGATGTGATCGCCACAGCCGTGCTGACGGGTGTATTCGGCAAAGTCCTCAACGAGCCGCGGGTTCTTCCCGAACGACATCTCCCACGCACCCCGTGAGAGCGCGAAGCCAGAACCTCCATGTGCGAAAGTCACGTTGGCGATGAAGGCTGAGCTGCCAAGGTAATGTGGTGCCTTCCAGTCAAAGGATGACAGATAGTCCAGTACATTAGGCAGGAAGATATATGCATCGTCCTCCATGAAGACATACCAGCGTGCGTGGGGCCAGTTCTTGCCGGCGTGGTCCATAATGGGCAGAAACTTATACTTGTCAATTACCCAGCCGCCCACAGGACCTTCATGGTCGCCTTCTATATTAGCATGCTCAATGTAGACATTATTCTTAACGTACTGAGGCACCGCATGGTAGACGTCGAAATCTGGATGCGACTTGGTGGCTTCCGTCATGTTTTTGAGAACATCAATGGTTGTAAAGTTGCCCATCGTCTCTTCATAATCCGAGTATATCACAACGTTTTCCGGGTTGACTCGCTCTGGTGAAAGACTGGTGACCAAGTGAATGAGCAGACGGTGGTACATCGATGTCCCACCagtcttcaagatcaagagaaCATCATGGCCCTCTAGTTTTCCATGACCACCAGGCTGCGTTTGCTGACTTTGGTGGGAGGGCTCCAAAACCAACTGTGTTGCCGGCTCAGATTGTGAATTCACGGGAAGTCTCCTTGCACCAAACCTTTCCACGGATGAATTGAGAAGGGAGTAGTACAGCACTAGACATGTGGCGATAATGAAAACTGGGAGAATTCGGTTGTCCCTGTAAGTAGTGAACATCATCCCTGTGGAATGGGAAGGTATAGAAGACGATGGCAGCTGCTTTGTGAGCGAAAGAATTAGATGGATAGCGTGAAGTGCTAGTCAGAGTGCATATGGATATATTTAGAGGATTTAGGGTGAGGAGCCGAGATGACAGTCCAATATGGGATAGATAGGGAAACGTCGGAAACAGCGGCTATCATCAGAATATCCTGTTTCATGTTTAGGGCAAGTTAAAGTTTATAACGCCCTTGCAGAGCGTCGTAATACTTCCGCTTAATGGGTAAAAAGTCGAGAAAACGACCCGTATTGTGGACATCTACCCTCTACCCCCTTGCTAATGATATTCACTCCAGTTTCCTCAAAGAGATGGACAGACCTACTCTTACTCACCCTAACATTTGACACCGCTACATTATAAGGACCCTGGAACATTAGTAGTACTGGAACCAACCAATCGTAAATCACTTCTACAACCTTTTGAGTTTCTAGTCAAATGAAACGTGGGACCTTTTGTCTGTTTCTCATCTTATTTGCGGCATAATGGGCTAAAATCCTGACTTATGCAGTGGGGTTCGTATACGTAACTGCGTCGTAAACAAAATCTATTATACGAGCATATCCACCGATTGCGACCTTCGAAACTTTATAGCTCTCGGCATTAATCTGCCATTATCTATACACTCgttttttccttcttcaatGTGCCTGTCGTTTCTGCTCTCTTTCCAACTCTAGGCCATTCCTTATTGTACACAATGGGTACCGTTGAGAGCATCGACAGCAGAACCCAGATGGCGTTTACCAATGTCTCCCAAGGACGACATCTGTCGATACTAAAACAGCTTCTCAATTTCACCGGATGTCTGATGATTATCCCAGCTTTCTACTTGGCTACAATTCAAACACTGTACCCAATGACAATAGATATCCTCTTCGGCATTATACTCACCGAATGCAATCGCTTTGCCAATGAACGACGTCGTATATCCTTCTATTCAACTTTTCAAAGGGAGAATAATCTCAAGAGACAAAATCTCGGCTTTATGATGAAGGAAACTGTCACAAAGCTCGACTGCTTATCGGCTGTGGTTGGGTATCGGGAAGACCCTGCATTGTTCACGCGAGCTCTTGAAAGTTACAAGGCAGCTCACGGTCAAGCTTTTATGTTGGTCGGCATTGATGGTAGCGATgcagaagatggagacatgGTAGACGTGTTTGAGAAGGTCTTGTTACATTGAGGCAGTTCTACTCTCCAATCAGCGTTACTAATAAGAAGACAGGTCTATCCTTCTCAGTCTCGGATCATCCACATAAAGGAACCTTTGGGCAATATAGCTGAACAACTCTATAATAAACATTTAGCAATTCAACATGAGAAGGGGCGGGAGATCAACGAAAGCGAAAGCAACAAGGCAGTGATCCAGCAGTGCATGAGTATTGCACGAGTTATACTTGATCAACAGGGCTGCTTGATCGACGAGCCAGACGGCATTAGACATATATGTCTTGTACAACAACACATGCACAAGAAGGGAATAATGTTTACTACTTTCATCTTCTCGCTTGTTATTGCGGAGATGCTCGGCATTGAGTTCATGTGGTCGTCAGATTCTGACACCATAGTGCTGGAGGACACCCTTGAGAGGACCATCAGTACCATTGCGGGAGATTCTACTATCGGCGGTGCCAGCTCAGGATTGACAGTTCACAACGGCGATGATACGGTAGTAACACGCCTGGCTGCCA encodes:
- a CDS encoding related to ABC transporter codes for the protein MGSKEKQDKTGQNDGPLDTTSTTEKEPQTWPYARIFKFGGIFEHSMQAVAIFAAVCSGAGIALQNLIFGRFITVVIDFASAKTSPSHVRDETATLALYFVYLGIGRFVLSYAYNTLLTYAAYRVTRNIRHAYLRDALSQEVAFFDLGTSGSIAAQTSSNGRLIQGGISEKLGLLFQGMSTLVTAFIIAKHFIKRPYNRAFEMRDRLVRKFNTYLTDAHHVGIKISPHFGTLLSADYCIVYLGYGLALWQGIRMFSKGEIDQPGEIFTVILSVIIAATSLTMLAPYSVDFTRASVAAAKLFDLIDRESEIDSFDSTGKIPSETIGEISVDNVTFAYPTRPGIAVLDNYSVKFPAGKTTALVGQSGSGKSTVIGLLERWYNPESGTISLDGCPIDQLNLNWLRTNVRLVQQEPVLFQGTIFDNIRSGLTGTAWEDAPVEEQMHHVEEAAKLAFAHEFISKLPNGYNTQVGEHGCLLSGGQKQRIAIARSIISKPKVLLLDEATSALDPEAEGIVQKALDTVSKGRTTIVIAHKLATIQKADNIIVMMKGRIVEQGTHQSLTMCGGTYARLVQIQNLTAQSDESGDITDQSEPLDHVPMSIEPSRTLTRHETSHQSDVDGSKDLGGYDQHEQRGVISVIIRIVGQTPELRLAFIVILMACIVAGATFPGLAILIANIVEVFSLTGSEIELQGNFYAKMFIVFACGCFVAYFALGYATNVVAHNLSHKFRKSILESILRQDLQFFDREENTTGALISQIDSNPQAVLELMGYNVGLILVAVFNITAYSVLAIVYSWRLGLVVTCSGLPPLVTAGYLKIRFDAKLDRETSRLLSLSASIASEAINSIRTVSSLAIENSVLSRYSHELDLALAGSKRPVLAMMICFAFTQSIEYWFMALGFCVTKGINAANYIFWLQDLQPSVREIDENRGNGPESGDMVNIRDVHSSYPLRPEMRILRGINVNIKGQFVAFVGASGCGKSIIIALLERFYDPITGSIDIDSTCLTSLNP
- a CDS encoding related to gluconate 5-dehydrogenase; protein product: MASHLGIINLFSVQDTVAVITGGGSGLGATIAQALEANGARAVYVLGRREEKLRNIASSAVHGRIYPIVADVSSKDSLAAAVEQVHQREGHINVLIANSGMMGPNVAKLFSGGETPSLDKLREALWDVPMEDFTQTMNLNVTAAFYTVVAFLDLLAKGNASRDRTGLPSSQVIITTSISAFSRRPAAGFAYSASKAAATHLVKQLSTCFAPYKIRCNAIAPGFFPSEMTENMPWMKGSNPRLEGNLSNETCPLERSGTEEDIAGQALFLTSKAGAYVNGCIQLLDGGRLSILPATY
- a CDS encoding related to chitin synthase/hyaluronan synthase (glycosyltransferases), coding for MGTVESIDSRTQMAFTNVSQGRHLSILKQLLNFTGCLMIIPAFYLATIQTLYPMTIDILFGIILTECNRFANERRRISFYSTFQRENNLKRQNLGFMMKETVTKLDCLSAVVGYREDPALFTRALESYKAAHGQAFMLVGIDGSDAEDGDMVDVFEKVYPSQSRIIHIKEPLGNIAEQLYNKHLAIQHEKGREINESESNKAVIQQCMSIARVILDQQGCLIDEPDGIRHICLVQQHMHKKGIMFTTFIFSLVIAEMLGIEFMWSSDSDTIVLEDTLERTISTIAGDSTIGGASSGLTVHNGDDTVVTRLAATVYWAELYLTRSTPACTATSDCQSGPCTAFRLSALSSILMPWYMQKVFGKRMIVNEDRHLTTNLLVRGWGVVFASDVLTATETPTTVTRWLRQQVRWARATHIESLLIPRVYGMSHPMAFFAAARREFGPLVVAVAVLSYFLTSHKLLYFSYPDLFLRIGITTIYNILRNPDRLRLALCWYVVPGMFFYNIPLPAIHIWSLVTMTADTWGTAMRASTEISKKDSSRKKWFETGFFVVWMGIVGGTVARWLANEFGLNQGQTLVSMLCGIWLASLCSWKATIESQ